GGTTACTCCgtgtttctgcagctgcctccagtTTCTCTTGCCAATTTAGCTTTGTTCTAGCTCTGTCGGGATTGAGGGACAGTCTGCAAGGGATGTTGGGGGCTTGAGAGACCAAACCACTGcagctttccttctccttcggtccccctcctctccagccttcctgtGCACTCCAGCATTTCCTGGCCAGGGGAAGCAGCCGGAGTCACCGGGACCTCACCAAAGGGAGGAGGAGACCATCTGTTAGGACCAAATTCCCCCCGCTCTggcagggatgggcagaggGCAGCGATGCCTGCTTGGACGAGGTGAGGGATGCTCGTCCCAAGGGCTGACAGGAGGGATGAGCTGGCAGCCTCCACCCTGCACCGCTCCGGCTTGTGCCGTtgcttctcccagctcctctgtgcAGCGTTTCCATTCGGTCTTTGCTCCCTTTAGTCCTAAAAATGTGCACAGTCAAAATCTTACACAaaatctttctctctccttggGATTCAGAGCGGCTGCTCTGGGCATCCCTGGAGGCGGCTCTCGCTACTTCTACCTGGGGCTCCggctgcctccttccccctccctgatCCCTCCGGGccgagctggggctgtgctggcgCAGGTGAAGGAGTAGCCGCAGCGTTGCTTCAcctggaggctgctgctcccacctgagggctggagctgggctgagctCCCCACTCctctgggctgggaggggggagCACTGCGACACCGAGACCTCATGTACCCCCTGCGGCACCAGATTTCTCTTTGGGCCAGGGTCTGGGGGTCTCCTGGGCGCCGTGTGCTGGGGCAGCCTCTTCTTCTTAGCAGTGGTCGCTCACCAGATTCACCGAGaatcttcctgcttttctctttctgctgctgggctttgggAACCCTCCTGAGCCCCCCACCTGCTGGGTAGATGGTCTGGGGAGCCAGCAGGATCAGCTCCATCCCTCTGCCTCTTCTGAGCCACGTGTGAAACGTCCTCCCCTTCTGTCACCGTGCTGGGGACCATCCTGGGTGACTGTCCCCTCCGCAGCTTGGTCTTGAGTGGCAGAGACTGGGGTATGGCACCCCGAGCCACCCTGCACCTCTTGGTACCCAGTGGCGGTGGCTTTTGGGATCACATCATGGACCAAAATCTCAAAGCACATCCGTGTCCCCTTCTCTTTTGTGCTCCGAAGGtcctggagctgggcaggggcatAACTGGAAGCCtgtgcagggagggcaggagcaggatgctCCTCTCCCGGGTCACAGAAGCCGAACGCTGGGGCAGCAGTGATGCCTTCATACTGCCTCTGGTGCTCCCGCTGCCCTGTGCCTGGAAGGTGGAGACGGGGCAGCCGGAGGGGACCGTCCccttgctgggctgtgccatggGGCCAGGATGCTTCCAtgggaaagctgctgcctttgctaattcctaaaggaaaaaagggaatatAGGGACCAAAGCAGCTGAATTGAGACATTCCTTGGCTCTGTTTTGGGGACACCTCCTTTGGGGACTGtgtggcagaggaagaaagaatcCCGCTGCCTCGCACTTGCAGTTCCCTTTCTCAAAGCTcatggggctgcagggctggtttGTGGCTGGTGCTGAGGTTGGGGGGACCGGAGCTGGGCGCTGCCGCAGCAAATGCTGtcctggtggggagggggctcctggcagggcagagACCCGCCGGGAGGGCACGAGCCGGGGAAAGGGGAGCATTTTTGCTCCTGGCCTGTTCCCCAGCCAGCGGGAGCGGGGAGAGTAACGGGGGCTCCTGGCACCATTGTCCCCTCGGGGTGAAAGCGGGATCCCAGAGCAGCCGGGATGGGCTTTACGGGATGGGAATCCCGGTTGGTGCTAAAACAAGCAAGCACAAGAGCAAGGGagagggggcagctgggctggaggggggggcagTCTGCATCTCCCTGCTAATCCTCTTAATCACGTTCTTGTCTGGGAATGGGGGGGGCGTATCAATGTGAATAAACCGTTTTTTAATGGACCAAATCACACAGGCAATTAGGTTTTGGTATACAgacctttttttaatgctacCTTGAAACCATTGTCCTAATTCTCCCCTCCCATGCCCTGCCCCTTCTCCCCTGCCGTGGGAAACGAACCTCTTACTGCTtgatttctgccttttctctcaACTTATGcacttttttgccttttttcataGCTGAAAAGCAcctaaatctgtatttaaaataaataaataaatgagatggttaaaaaaaaaaagtaattaaaagctAAATTGCTTCTCATCACGTGTAAAATAGACCTTGTCCATCCCAGCTTCCCTGGTTGCGTCTCAATGCTGAGCTTAGAACGTGTTTTCTTCCGGATCCGTCGCTTGATTGGGGTTTGTCCTTGTGTACTCCTTCCCGTCGGGTTGAGCACccaccaagaaaaaacattatttggCCTTTTTAACCAAACCATCGAATGGAACAAACCAACCAATTCTCTTCCCGGTTTACTcgaattaaaaataaaagtataatttttaCCTGCCAATTGTGCTGGCTTTGATTGTGGTCGCTTTTCTGGCCATTTTCCTGCTCCCTTGGGACATGGTGGGGATCTCAGGTCTGGGGGTGGCTGCCGGAGCTGGGGTCCTCGCTTCTGCCTGGCTTCCCTGGGAGTGGGAAATGCTGGCATCCCTGGGAACTGACCTGGGATGCAGCTTCTTGGTCCGTCCCTCGCTCTCTGCATGGCTTGAAGCCAAGGGATGTGCTCAAAGGGTTCAGGGACCCGCTGCAGCGTGTCCAGCTGATGTCAGGAGATGCCTCCCTGCTTGCTGACCCACTGGGGGGTCTTGCTCCTGGAGGCCAAACGCCGGCTACAGCATGGCTCTGGGATCTGCTGGGGTTCAGCTCTGCCGGGGGCTGCTCCGGAGACCAGACCCATCCAGGGAAATGGTCAACTTTGCTGTGGGCAGCGTAGCAAGGGCACCAGGTCCCAGCTTTTCCCAGTCTCTCCAGGACCACATCATCACGACAGCCGGGTCCCCCGGACCCCAGCCAGCCCTCGTGCTCAGAGCACAGCGGGCGACTCCTTGGCTTGGCCACTGCAGCCTCTCAAGGTGGGATTTTCAGCGACTACGGCATTTAGcattgggaaaagaaaatcttggaGGTGTGTGGAGAAGGATGTTATTTGCCTCAGCGGCACTAgccaaaagaattaaaaaggcTCCATGGCTGTAGCTGCTCACTGGAAACTGTTGCTTTAAACTACTGAAGCAGGTGGTGTGCCACTGAAGGCAAAGGGCGCTGGGGTACACCAGGAGCACCAGACCCTGAAAGGTGAGAGCACAGAGCGGTCCTGACCCATCGACACGGCTTTGCGATGGCCAAAgctctttttttgctgctttccccaCAGGGTGGgccctctcccagctgcagacggggggcagggggggtcacATCACTGTAATAAACCCCAATAAACTGGtgcttataaataaaataacaaccCTCCCGCAGCAGGCAGCGCccctggggagcccagctcGCAGGTCTGGGCTGAGCGAGCGCTCCGCCACCCGCGCGAGGCTGAAGTCCCATCTGACCGCCTGTGTTTATCCCTTTATTTTCCAGCAAGCAGGAAAGCAGCTCCATCAGCTCCGGCATCATCTCTCCACCCTGAGCAGAGCGAGCTGTGCTCCGGCTGGGAGGGGAGGACGCTGAGCCAAGCGGTGGCTCTCTGCCGAGCATCCCCTTCCCACGCTGCGGGGGGcccggcagcccctgccccaccatGCTGGATATTTTCATCTTGATGTTTTTTGCCATCATCGGCCTGGTGATCCTCTCCTACATCATTTACATGCTCTAGAGCGATGCTGGGGAAGATGCAGCTCAGCATCAGCCTCGCAAGCAAAACAGCGTCCAGGTGAGCCGATTGCTCCTCATCCCATTTAATTTCTGGGCAGAAACATGTCCAGGGAGcgggggggagaggggatgATTTGGGgtttaatgctgttttctttggctgctgctccctccgCCTGGCCGAGGCAGCCGAGCTGTTTCCTgctcagggctggaaggagggcACCAGGGTTGATTTTATAAATCAGGCCACATGATTTTATATAAATCAGCCCGCTGAACGTGCGGCAGCTCTTGTgtggctgctgggctctccctgCCGGGTTTATCAGCCCTTCCCCATTTGGAAAAGCTGCTCTCTGGCTTTGATAGCGCCACAGCACGAACTTGGGCCTTTTGTGCCcaagagggagagaaataaaacagctcAGGGGAGAAGCAAGAAGGGATCCCAGTTGCATCATTTTAAAGGAGGCAAAGGGAGGGGTTCCCAGTGCCTCTGCCCCCCCACGCCGGGAGGAGGGGGGGCTGCTGCCGCGTCCTGTGCTCCCACACGCTGCCATGCCCACCCTTCACCATCTCGGCATGTCCCGAAGCTCTCAAAgcctctcctttctcttccacaGCCACCGCCTTGTCCGTCTCCCTCGGAGCCTTCTGGAAAAGCGTTAACCCTCTGCGAGCAAACGGGGAGCGAGCCGCCGTGGCTGGGCTGGCACCGGGGCGCTGCGGAGGGGGCCAAGCGGGGCGGCCACGTGGGGCAAAGGGGACAATGGGGTGGCAGGGGAGAGGGCTGCCAGGTGACACCCCGCTGCCGAGACATGGGTTGATCCCGGTGACGCACGCCTCATCCCAGGGGGATACAAAGGGTTCTGCCCCCCGCCGTGTGGCGTAGCCCCTTGGGATGAGCGCTTCCGAGGTCGGTCGGTCgagttttattttagaaaagcagttatatttttaatgaaaaccgttcaaggaaatgaaataaagaggAATGATGCGGGAGAGCGAACGTGTCCGCTGGGGTTGACTCTGCTGAAAGGCGTCCCCATGCATCgactgcagggctggggcacgCACGGCTCCGGGAGCACACCCCGCTTCTGCGGGGGGACACGGGGCAGTCTGTGAGCCCTGGGAGCGGTGAGACAGCAGCAACCCGTGCCAGGACACCTCTGCATCCCCCAGCATGAGCAGCTGCTCCAGAGGGGTCCCTGATCCTCTCTGGATCCTCTCCGGATCAGGGAtctggagcaggctgtgccctgcccgAGCTGTGGCTCACCCTCACCAGGTCCCTCACTGATGTACAGGGAAACTCTGGGAGGTCTCGGTTaatctcagcacagaaaaaggaacatttttaatAGGATGGAAATTTCTGTGGGATGGAAAGAACATTTCAGAGCTTAATTTCCCCCAGCTTAGAGAGGTCTGGGAAGGTATGTGGGGCATCAGGAGgatttttcctgtccttttatGAAGCCCCGCATCAATCCCTGCCCTTACACTGTCAGTCACACGCAATGGGGTTTTCAGGCTGCAAGTTTCATCCTCCTAGAAGACAAAATATTCATATGCCTGGCCTCTccctgcaatatttttttttcctaagcaatAAACACCTGAAACATCTGTAATGGGAAAAACTGTTCGTGTCCCATTAGTTAACGATGGCACCATCCAATAACAGGATccagggagagcaggggctgtgccgGGCACGGCCAGGGTGCATGGGAATTGGTGGGTAAGACTTTCAGAGGACGGTGTTTACAGAAAGAAGAAGGATTTCAGAGTCTGGGAATGCTGGATGCGGTTAGTGCTGCCAGCTGAATATTTGACACTGCAATTTCCTGTTAGTAAAACTCCTGGGAGAAACACGAAGTTGGTGTCTTTGCTCCCGAGCGTGTTCTCAGAGCACCAGCCTCAGCCCCAGCTACCCAGGGCGGTCCCACACTGCTGAGCCCTGGAGATGCAGAAAAGCTGCTCCTTTCTCCACCACCAAATATAGTCGAAAATCAGAAGCTTGAAATATTCTGGGAGGAATTTCTTCAGGCATAAGTCATGTTCTCAATAACCTCCGCTTCGTGAGTCTGTATCTGATGTCAACATCTGCAGTGATTAAGAGAGAGTGAGTAACGAGGAATGCATGGAATGGAAACTCAGCTGAGTGTGAAACCAGGAACAATAATTTTCTCTTACTTCGAAGGCTCCTCTCCCCTCAGAGGGCCTTACAAATGCATCAGCTATGCATAACAATCCCTTCCTCCATGTCCCAAATCAGCCAGCTCCGTGCTGGAAGGTGAAGCGACTCAGCCCTGCAATGGGATTGAAACGCCAGGCAGGAGAGGTGGTCACAGACAGGCAAAGGGCCGCAGCAGACAGGGACAGCTCTTTAGCAGATGGGGTAGGGTTCTCCGCAGCTCAGATTGCAGTCAGGGTGCAGCCCAGCACTGAAAAGAGCTACACTGGCACGGGAGGGGGAATTTTGCTTCTCAGCCTGGGAGGGTTTTATCGGCTCCCCACGGCAGCAGTTAAAATctggcagcagaagaaaaacaccattTTGTCAAGTATCACTGTCCCAGCTCCTCTGGCGCAcggtgctgcccagggctcccCACCTGGACACCATTAGCCCAGTGGTGTTTAATTGCCAGAGCCCATCAGAGGGTGCTACTGGAAAAGGAGGCTGCAAGGCCTCTGGAACTGGAACATTGTCCAGTTGGAACAAAACTGGTTTGGGAAGTACCGCTGGGGTGGGTTTGAGCTTTGATCCTTTGGGGAGGAAAGTCCTCATGTGGCGGAAACACCGGTGGACATATGAATGCTGTAAAAACTAACACCAAACACTTGCTGAGCTATTAGgtatgtaagaaaaaaagcagttaataataattaataatgcCATCAATAATTCACAATAGGAAGCCAAGTAAAACTTCCATTCCTGAAGGATCTGCTGTGAGGCCGAGCTagtgccagcagagctgacaTTTCGTCTTTGTTGACTGCTGCCAGTGAATCAAAGAACTTACTTTTCCTGTATTGCTGCGCTCACATAATGGCATCCCTTGTAACGGGCTGTAATTTATTGCCGCTGTGTCCTCGGTCCCGGGAGATGAGACAGGCAGAGAAGCTTCGCCAGCCCTGTGGTCTTTGTGTGGCAGCGCGGCGAAGCAGCATTACACACCAGAAATACAATGGGCTGAGAAGATGCGGTGGCTCAAGGCTCCACTCTATTCTTCTGGATTCCAGCTATGGAGATTATTTATCGGCAGCGATTCCTGTGCATAACGGGAGGGACAGCTAACGATCTGGGCCATAGCATTCCACCTCAGCGGCTTCTTGGCTGTATTTCCCTGTCACTCTATGCACTGTGAGTCCGTGTTCTCCTCATATTTTGAGTTCCTTAGGGATCACTTTGGAGGCATTCAGTTCACTGGCTAGGTAGCAGACAAGTAGTCTTGCATCATGCTTACTTCAGAAATAATACGTAGCTGCAGCACAACTGTAGGATTGCAGGGTGCTCTTCAACATAACCTTcaaacagccagaaaaaaagggatGTAAGAAGGAATTGCTTGCAGACACTCCTCTCAGGCAAGGTTTCACCTCTGCCATCTACTGGCACACTGCAAAGATCCTCAGCAAATTTATATCCCATATCCACTCCTTAATGTAGTCAAATCCTGCCTGTAATTGTACATTCAACAAATGTCACAAGAATTTTTAACATGCAAACTTCCAAGCAGATCATTACAGAGCTGCTGTCAGGTCATTACTGATGAAATCAAGGTGGGGGCAGCTGAGATAAATTGGTACCACTTTAGCTGTTTCCAGCAGTTGAAGACCGGCTTCCAAAGCGAAACCTGGCTCCCTGCAGCTAAAATCTGGTCCTGAAGGAACACTAAAACATTTGGGAAGTAGTTCAGGTGGAGAAGGCGGCTATTTAATAATGTGAAGAAAACAGCCAAGTTGTAAACAACACACAGTAAAGTAAGTGCTTTTTATTATGTGTTACTTActtttgttttgaaggcaatacagcagaaaatcaaaaccttttATAAGTAGCAAACATTTATATACGTCAATGAAATGGTGATCTTAGCCTATGTGTGTTTAACGTGCGTCTTCAACTTAGCTAAGTCCTATAAAGGCAAATACACTTCAACAGTTCCGTTatgaggctgggcagggagaaggatttgaagtttcttctgctttatggTTAAAAGGCACCTGTAGTTTGAGGGGGGGAAAATGGCTTTGCTTGATCAAAGCAGTTAAATTGCTTTCAAGAATCACCTCTTTCTGCTAAAACTGCATGTGCAATCTACGGAGCACTTCTGTCGCAGAATGTAAGAGTTAGCGAGAGAGATCCTGGAAAAATGTGGCTGTGCTTCTCTAATTATGTCTGTCTCTTTCTCCTCCGATTcccaagagaaaacaaaattaaaagatcaaaatgtttttggttCTGAACTAAGCTAACATTCTTCAATTTGTGTATGCACATCAAACATGAAAACCATGTCACTTTTATTGTGTATGCAAACATACACAGTGGGAAAAGAATGCGGTTTATGTTCCCAAACGAGAGGCCCCCAGCCTGCTTCCTCAGCGTGTCTTAATGCAGCCTCAGAGGagcaaaacacacacaactCCACTGTGAACGCTCAGAGGTCCCCAATGGTTCCATGAGCTCATTCAGCTGGTCTGACATGTATGTCACTGGCTTCTCCCACTGCCACTCCAGCTCTTACTggaatggaaaattaaaatttaattgggcactgctttgcaaatgttttttttttaaaaaaggaagaaaaatccagcaGGAGTAGAGCAAGAGTTGGTAAAATTCAGAGCATCaagggggggtggtggtgtttctcATGGTCAGGTACAGGATTTCTTTATGGAAGTTTGCTTGTGCGTTTATAAGGTGAAACAAATTCAGAAAGCTGGTGTCCTCTTCATCACGATCCCCTACTAggccaaagaaaacattttttaaattattactaaCACTAAAGGAGATAAATCTTACTcattcagtgttttcagcagAGGCTGAATCAGCAGCCTCTGCTTAGATTTATGAGGCATCAACTACCGCACCTGATGGCAGGACAGCTGTGAGATAACACAGGCGACTCTCTCCAAAATTCCTTCACCAGCTTGTCCAAAGATGGACAAGAACAATTGTGCGTTAAGACAAAAATCTGTCCTAAGTGAGCAGGCTGTTCATCTTTACAGCTTGCCATCGTAATCAGTTTTGAGGTTTTATCAAGGCTGACAAGCTGTGGACAGGGAGCAACTGCAGCTTCTGGAGTTGAACCGGCTGGCGGCTGCTCAGCGCCTGCGTTTAGGCACAGCCCAAAAGGACCTCGGGCCCAGTGCTCTGGAGGGACTAGGAATCTCTTAGACAAGAGAGAACgcttaaaataaatgtctctCCCAGTTTTGACACTTGATTGATTATTTTACGCTACCAAAAGAACTTGAGGCGCTCTGATATTGTTCCGCCTGGGGAGGATGGAGGGAGGACAGGCTGCAAGGCCATGCTGCCTCGCTCGATGCCTCGGTCAGTGCCAGCTCCTGATTAACGAGCTTGTCCCAGCTCGCAGACCCGCGGGCTTACCAGACAGTACTGCCTGTAACATATCCATGATCATGTGGGCAAAGGCGTTCTCCACGCACTGCAGGAAGTTGTTTCTCTCCCCCGGAGTGCTGAAAACTTTGCAGACCTTCTGCATCATTTTTACTGCCCAGTCCATGCAGTATAGGTCCTTCTCGCAGACCTGACGTAGACAGGAAATATTAGAAACAAGCTTTTCATGAGGAGCATAAGGTTATAAAAGGCAAGATTAATTTGTAGAATTAACTATTCTAATGAATGACTGGATCAGTAGCAGTCGTGGCCTGGAAAATCGGGGTTTGTTACGAGGACGTAGAGGTTGTTCTTACTGTTGCGTTGTTAACAGAGACGCTGCTAGCGGGACTGCTCGAGGACAGGcctgctggctggcagagaTGTGCCAGACAGGACCAGGGAGTGGAAGAGTCCCGAGCCTTCTGCTGGACTTATTCCTGGTGTGTGGGAGTAGGTGGGGAAACTTTTCAAGTCTGAAAAAGCAAATCCCGGGGTAAGGAGACAGAAGGGCTGAGCCTGCTCTGTTCAGTAGTACTCACCAAAGCCAGGAAGACCATGAGCCTGGCTAACTCGACGGCTCTCCCATTCACAGCTTTACTGGCCATGAAAGTGAAGCAAATGCTGTTTCCACTCAGAATTAGAAGCCGAGCGTTGTTCTCCATGAGCCACTCCCGGGGAATGACTttgtaataaaacagaattttagtgatctttgaacaaaaagaaaggagtgCCATAATAACTGTTCTGGAAGGTGTGAATTTATGAATTGTTGGCTTTGATTTGACCCAGAATTTGTGAGGGGATACCCTCTGGAATACAATTGCAGCGATGAACTCATACAAGCAATTCCTACTGGCGATACAGTTAGAGCTCTTCACGACAGCTTATGTGATACAATCTCACCCAAAACTAACTTTCAATGGAGCCATTAACATTGTTCAGTAGAATTTTGGCTTGAGCAAACATTATGTTTTCAGCTTAGACAGCTTGGACATTTCCTTAATAATGGCTAGACAAGACTTGAATTTTAAAGGCCTGCACagattcttaaaatatttcaccGTGGGGAAAGACAGCCTGAATTTGTAAGCAGTGCTGGGTCTCTCTCATCCCAGCTACTGCCTGGCTTCCAAGGGTAACGACTTTTCCAGTTATGCCACAGCTACCGTGAGGAATATGGCAGTCGGTTTCGCAAGGCACCTGCGCGTCTGAAACACAGTTATTGCCAGATTTGGAGGGCACGATCGCAGAATCCTATGGGTTAATGACAAAGGCAAAAACACACCTGACAGCTCATCCACAAGACTGATAACATCATCTGCTGTCCATTCTCTAGCTTCTGTATCGTACAGCAGTTTAATCGCATCTGCTAGACCTTTCAGACTGGTCTCATCTGTTGGTCCTTCTATCATTCTCTGCCAAACCACATGTCCTGAGCAATATATTAATCACAACTGCTATTAAGTGACAAtgtaatttgtttgttttttttttaaaacaaggaagGTGCTAAACTGGGCCTTGCAGCAGAATCAGGAGAGGAATTCAGGTAACACAACTCCGTCTTTGGGACacgagatttttttttttttccatacgTCATTTTAGTAGGGACGGTGGTAGCTGCAGCATGAATCAAAGGGTGATTTAAAGAAACCCAGGTCTAATAATTAAGtaagaaaacatgcttttcttcAGGGAAACAGATACTGCTTTGAGGTGTATTTGAGCTAACTCTAAGCAGGGGAGAATAGAGGAACAGAGCTGCAATTTCTTCACTTGAattataacatatatatatatatgggtgtgtgtatatataatacacatatatataatttctgtattttatgtatgttAGTGAGGCCTGGttaagcagaattatttttttctaggcaACATAATTACACTTTATTTGCATAAAGctcagttttcagaaatgctgcatcCTGCGAGGAAACCTCATTCTCAGGCAACAGACTTTGAAAATTAACCCCCCCAGACTACTCGCCGTCAAGAGAGGACACTGGTCCAAAGATGATATACAGCAGGCGAGCTTGATTAACCATAGGCCATGGCTTTAAAATACGAGTCAACCAAAATGCAGAATCACTTCGACGATTCCAGTGGTTCAACAAGACGCTACGACAGTATAACCTTATCCGCAGCTCTAGCTTTCGGGCACTTCCTGGGGTAAAAGAATGCAGATATTATAAATCCATTAAGCCTTGCATGATACAGAtgatcactttctttttttttttttttttttcataggaagAGAAAGAACGATTTTCTTAAAGCTGCCTAAGAACATCTAGGGGGATTTAATGAAATTCTCAGCTGTTACTTCCTGAGTCTGGCTCTTTTGGGTACATTGCACTAATTCAGGTCACAGAATCTATCGATGCGCCCTCTGATACCTTTCTGCAGTAACTCATGCATGTCTTCAAGGGCGCTCAGCTACGTTTTTTGGTTTCTGGTTTTTGGCATCAGTAAGTGGAAAGAGGAACAGTGTATGTGGCTGTGTACGAAGTATTCCGCAGAAATACCTAGTTCTGTGCTGGGTAACAGGAGAATTTCTTGAGAGGCACGTGCCACATCAGTGTTCCAGAAATATTAAACCTAACTTTTTACTGCATCgctttatttctgtgttggtttCATTCCCATTGATTTCACTGGCATTGGTGTACAGTAGGGAAGTTTCGAGTCCATGTTACtgtttacatatatacataacATA
This DNA window, taken from Falco peregrinus isolate bFalPer1 chromosome 18, bFalPer1.pri, whole genome shotgun sequence, encodes the following:
- the FBXO47 gene encoding F-box only protein 47, translating into MPSTAGSSYTLIPNQKYRRSNRRSRQCCNVLDEDSQSLSTLGYFQTLPLEIFQMVLNYLSVKDISLLSMVSKTISNRLINYISTPSGNRRLLLQDFHNLGLPGKREGSYILEHYKSLGLLLKRCTLLLPTKDRLKYTHKILSEVSCFKLNGCPSPLHCLGLQCYGVFLQILTAGWDELECHRVFNFLCELSNLAHKVQTVVSSKPGSARKLELRIRLYCRSVLLNHWNRRSDSAFWLTRILKPWPMVNQARLLYIIFGPVSSLDGHVVWQRMIEGPTDETSLKGLADAIKLLYDTEAREWTADDVISLVDELSVIPREWLMENNARLLILSGNSICFTFMASKAVNGRAVELARLMVFLALVCEKDLYCMDWAVKMMQKVCKVFSTPGERNNFLQCVENAFAHMIMDMLQAVLSGDRDEEDTSFLNLFHLINAQANFHKEILYLTMRNTTTPP